The following coding sequences lie in one Sorghum bicolor cultivar BTx623 chromosome 6, Sorghum_bicolor_NCBIv3, whole genome shotgun sequence genomic window:
- the LOC110436414 gene encoding uncharacterized protein LOC110436414 has protein sequence MTKKTARKDKEVEEDKEEAPSKQENTKFYGKTAPHEFYDTNILLPFPRTRKPTTDEQFGKFVEVIRQLYVKIPLLDAMQDPTYAKYLRDILNNKRPLPTTEVIKLTEECSAAILNQLPEKKKDPGCPTIDCSIGTHHFEHALCDLGASLADQSIRHPAGVAENIPVKIREFLVPVDFMVLDMEVDEKTPLILGRPFLSTANAHIDVGAGEIQFTINGAQEKFNFKPKCSVPSITQE, from the exons ATGACAAAAAAGACTGCAAGAAAAGATAAGGAAGTTGAGgaagacaaggaagaagcaCCATCTAAGCAGGAAAACACCAAGTTCTATGGAAAGACAGCTCCGCACGAGTTCTACGACACCAACATTCTGCTGCCAtttccaagaacaaggaagccAACCACCGATGAACAATTCGGGAAGTTTGTTGAGGTAATTCGGCAATTATATGTCAAAATTCCACTACTTGATGCAATGCAGGATCCAACCTATGCCAAGTATTTGAGAGACATCCTCAACAACAAACGCCCGCTGCCTACAACTGAGGTGATTAAGCTAACAGAAGAATGCAGCGCGGCGATACTAAACCAACTAccagaaaagaagaaggaccctGGATGTCCTACCATCGACTGCTCCATTGGGACACATCACTTCGAGCATGCACTGTGCGACttgggagcaagt TTAGCGGATCAGTCAATTCGCCATCCTGCGGGGGTAGCTGAGAATATCCCCGTAAAGATACGCGAGTTCCTGGTCCCTGTGGATTTCATGGTACTCGACATGGAGGTGGATGAAAAGACTCCACTTATCCTGGGAAGACCATTTCTCAGCACTGCTAATGCACATATTGACGTTGGAGCCGGAGAAATTCAATTTACAATCAATGGGGCCCAGGAGAAGTTTAACTTCAAACCAAAG TGTAGTGTGCCCAGCATTACTCAAGAGTGA